In the genome of Ignavibacteriota bacterium, the window AACCGGCAGACCATCACGATTGATTTTTCATTAAAAAACCTTGATTCATTACAAAAGTTTTTGTACAATACGGCACAAAAATTCGTGTGGAATAATGTGAAAAAAACTTCTATGAGAATATTTCCTTTTGTGTTACTCAGTCTGTTGTTCTTTCTGAGTTGCGAGAATGAACAAGTGCCGGTTCAAACATTTTTGAACAATCAGGAAACACCGACACAGGAAAGTTTGATTCGTGCAACGACGAACAAATCTTCCTATGGGTTGAATGAAGTTGTTGCAATTACCATTTACAACGGCTCAGATTCCATTCTCACATTTTCGACATGCTCACAAGTTATCAGCAGGTACATCCAGAAAAAATTCGGAAGCGAATGGAAAGATATTACCGGACGTGGACTTCCTTGTACAGGATTTAATCCTTATGGAAAAATTGTCTTGTACCCGCGGCAATCATATCGCTATACAGACGGATATGTTCATTTCGGATATTACCGTTCACGATTTCCCTTTACCTTTGGTTCAAAACCCGGAACGTCCTGGTTATACACGAACGAGATTTATGTAGATGGAAACTAAGGAGATTGAATCAATGACGATTTAGTCATTGACGATTGTGAAATAAAAAATCCCGATGTATTACGTCGGGATTTTTTGTTGTGGGCGCTACTGGGATCGAACCAGTGACCTTACGCGTGTGAGGCGTACGCTCTGAACCAGCTGAGCTAAGCGCCCGAATTGCGTTGCCAAGTTACAGAATTCCTCTGAGAAATTCAAACAGCATCTTCTGCAAAATATTCCTGAATCTTTCCTGCAACTTTCTCTCCAACTATCTCGACCAACTGTTCATGCGTTGCAAACTTCACCCCTTGAACAGAACCGAAAGTTTCAAGCAACTCCTGTGCACGTTTCTTTCCGATGCCTTCAATCAAATCAAGTTCTGTTTGAAGTGTACGTTTCGCTCTTAACGTTCGGTGATAGGTGATTGCGAACCGGTGCGCTTCATCCCGGATTTGTTGCAACAGTTTCAATCCCGAAGATGTTCGTGGAATGTTTTGCGGCTCATCAGATTCCGGTATGAAAACTTCTTCCAATCGCTTTGCTAATCCGATAATTGATAGTTTTGAGTTTTGAGTTTTGGGTTTTGAGTCTCTTGTTCTTTGATTTTCGTTTGCAATTTCTTGTAACTCCATTACTCCAATACTCCCAAACTCCAATACTCCATCGTTGAGATTCGCCCCCACTCCCTCGCTCCCTCGCTCCCTTGCCTCAGTTTGTAAAAGATTCCCGTCCTCCCGAAGTCCCAAACGAACTAAGACAGAGACCGCCGACGAAAGTTGCCCCTTCCCTCCATCCACCATAATCAAATCAGGGAACTCACCTTGCTCTTCAAGCAGGCGGGAGTATCGCCGCTCGATGACTTCTCTCATGCTCGCAAAATCATCGGGACCTTGCACGGATTGTATTTTGAATTTTCTGTATTCAGACTTCCTTGGCTTTCCATCAACAAACACCACCATCGAAGCAACTGAATCGCTTCCTTGAATATTGGAAATATCGAAGCACTCGATTTTTCGCGGCGGCTTTTTCAAACGTAAATCCCGTTGAAGCGCAATAACAGAATGAGGAATGTAATCATCCCGCTTCATCTTTTGCGCTTTCCATTCACCAAGAAGCAACTCGGCATTCTTCTTACATAAATTCAGCAGGCGAACTTTCTCACCGATTTTCGGAATGATGAGATGAACTTTCTTATCAATCTTCTGGCTCAGCCATTGCGCCATCGGCTCATGACTTTCGATTTCTACCGGAAGCAATACCTCCGACGGAATATCTTCCGCATCGAGATAATAGCGTTGAACAAACTGTTCGATGATTTCCGTTTCGGCTTTGTGCTCGACTCCACTCATGTACACATGATGCTTGCCGCTCAGTTTTCCTTCCCGAACTTTCAAGACAACTCCACAAGCATCATTTCCTTCAATTGCAACATTGAATAAATCCCTATCATCCAACTCAGCATCAATAATTTTTTGGCGTTCGGTATAAACGCTGAGTTGTTTGATTCGGTCACGCATTTCCGCCGCTTCCTCGAAGCGTAATTCTTCCGCCGCTTTCTGCATTTGTTCCTGTAATGAATGAACAAGACTCGAAGATTTTCCTTTGATGACCTGCACCACTTCGTGAATCATCTCGTTGTATTTTTCCTGCGAGATAATTCCTTCACATGGTCCGTCGCATTTCTTGATGTGGTAATCGAGGCAGACTTTAATTTTTCGTTTCTTGATTGACTCCTCATTGATGAGATAATTACAACTCCGCACTTTGAAAATCTCCCGAATCATCTTCAATGATGCGCGCATGTTCTTCACATCGGTGTACGGACCGAAATACTTTGAACCGTCTTTGAACACTCTTCTTGTTACAAACACACGTGGAAACGGCTCGTTCGTTACGACAATGAACGGGTAACTTTTATCATCCTTCAAATCTACATTGTAACGCGGCTTGAGTTTTTTGATGAGTGTCGCTTCGAGTATTAACGCCTCAACCTCCGAGTCAGTCACGAACAATTCAACGTCACGGATTTTTGAAATCATTGCATCAAGACGCGGCTCGTTCTTGCGTGACTTGTGGAAATACTGCCTCACCCGATTTCTGAGAATGACTGCCTTCCCGACATACAACACTTTCCCCTCAGCATCTTTGAATTGATACACTCCCGGTTTATTCGGTAAGTTGTCTAACTTTTCAGATAGTGCGACCTCCTCATCGGTAACGTTTATTGTTATGTTTGATTGCTCTTCCATCATTTATTCTGTTTTTGACTGAGTTCAATCAAAACACCGTTGGTTGATTTCGGATGCAGAAATGCAATCAAATACCCACCTGCGCCAACACGAGGCTTTTCATCAATCAATTGGAAGCCTTCATTTTTCAGTCGAACCAACTCGCTGACAATATCATCCACTTCAAACGAAAGATGATGAACGCCCTCACCCCGTTTCTCTATGAACTTTGCAATCGGAGAATCGGGCGCAGTGGCTTCTGTCAATTCAATTGAAGCATTTTCGACGTGACAAAATCCGACTCGAACTTTTTGGTCAGCAACTTCTTCCGTTGGTATGTGTTGGATGTTAAAGAGTTTTGAGAATAACTTCGTTGCTTCTTCTAAACTTTTGACGGCAATTCCTGCGTGAGAGAGTTTCATGGTTAATAAGAGAAATCGTTGTTAATTATTGCCGGAGAATCTACATATTTTTCCTTGATTGAAAAAGCAAAACGGCGTTTGTAGCCTGATTGGAATTCGTGTCGGATTGTGGTATATTCTCAACGCAATTCCCGCTTTTGATGAGCGGGATTCTTTTTGTTATGAAGTCAAATCAATTGAAAATCACGTAACTCTGCATGGAGCATCTTAGAAACTTTTGCATCATTGCCCACATTGACCATGGAAAGTCCACTATAGCCGACCGGCTTCTCGAACGAACGGGAACAATTACCGCTCGTGAGATGAAGTTCAATCAGGTGTTGGACGACATGGAACTTGAGCAGGAGCGCGGCATTACCATCAAACTCCATGCGATTCAGATGAAGTACAAGGCGCAGGATAAAAAGGATTACACCCTCAACCTGATTGATACTCCCGGTCACGTGGATTTTTCTTACGAGGTTTCCCGCTCGCTTGCCGCGTGCGAAGGCGCTCTACTTGTAGTTGATGCCTCACAAGGAGTTGAAGCGCAAACCATCAGCAATCTCTACCTTGCAATTGAAGCCGGATTGGAAATCATTCCGGTTATCAACAAAATTGATTTACCCGCTTCAATGGTTGATTCAGTTAAACAACAAATTATTGATTTGCTCGGATGCAAAGAGGAAGAAATTCTTCTCACAAGTGCGAAGATGAAAATCGGGATTGATGATATTCTTGAAGCGGTTGTAAAGCGTATCCCTCCTCCGAAAGGAAATCTATCAGCCCCACTT includes:
- a CDS encoding excinuclease ABC subunit C, whose amino-acid sequence is MMEEQSNITINVTDEEVALSEKLDNLPNKPGVYQFKDAEGKVLYVGKAVILRNRVRQYFHKSRKNEPRLDAMISKIRDVELFVTDSEVEALILEATLIKKLKPRYNVDLKDDKSYPFIVVTNEPFPRVFVTRRVFKDGSKYFGPYTDVKNMRASLKMIREIFKVRSCNYLINEESIKKRKIKVCLDYHIKKCDGPCEGIISQEKYNEMIHEVVQVIKGKSSSLVHSLQEQMQKAAEELRFEEAAEMRDRIKQLSVYTERQKIIDAELDDRDLFNVAIEGNDACGVVLKVREGKLSGKHHVYMSGVEHKAETEIIEQFVQRYYLDAEDIPSEVLLPVEIESHEPMAQWLSQKIDKKVHLIIPKIGEKVRLLNLCKKNAELLLGEWKAQKMKRDDYIPHSVIALQRDLRLKKPPRKIECFDISNIQGSDSVASMVVFVDGKPRKSEYRKFKIQSVQGPDDFASMREVIERRYSRLLEEQGEFPDLIMVDGGKGQLSSAVSVLVRLGLREDGNLLQTEARERGSEGVGANLNDGVLEFGSIGVMELQEIANENQRTRDSKPKTQNSKLSIIGLAKRLEEVFIPESDEPQNIPRTSSGLKLLQQIRDEAHRFAITYHRTLRAKRTLQTELDLIEGIGKKRAQELLETFGSVQGVKFATHEQLVEIVGEKVAGKIQEYFAEDAV
- the mce gene encoding methylmalonyl-CoA epimerase, with protein sequence MKLSHAGIAVKSLEEATKLFSKLFNIQHIPTEEVADQKVRVGFCHVENASIELTEATAPDSPIAKFIEKRGEGVHHLSFEVDDIVSELVRLKNEGFQLIDEKPRVGAGGYLIAFLHPKSTNGVLIELSQKQNK